The following are encoded in a window of Corythoichthys intestinalis isolate RoL2023-P3 chromosome 8, ASM3026506v1, whole genome shotgun sequence genomic DNA:
- the LOC130920187 gene encoding UPF0575 protein C19orf67 homolog produces the protein MSAETTDVQAKVVEPLPGTSTQKVPQVACGDDDEALAPQCGHLSPSCCKSNSPSMTPHLFGLQGCSLEYEYRKAQVGVLRSFISACQPYFHFLESNGRNALFYDNKNKHEQLLELSQEMCDKLECLVLKFATRELVTLDDSDPENSMAHFRIGHLKVKQLKLKVTSFRYCKPTPYLARVNTGIFKRMRWNVEPYDSSINTPSKYYYMCCEKIPNHADSDKLHTKDVQMWSIGQWVQVKPDPNTESIFDWVLCDVPEGAFEKLLDLGKKEPSSSKATDHLLQLLASKENISLDLSQLSDPLKYEEEMML, from the exons ATGTCAGCGGAAACGACAGACGTCCAAGCTAAGGTGGTTGAACCTCTCCCGGGTACGTCGACGCAAAAAGTACCGCAGGTGGCCTGCGGTGACGATGACG AGGCGTTGGCGCCACAGTGTGGCCATCTATCGCCAAGTTGCTGCAAATCGAACTCCCCGTCTATGACGCCTCATCTCTTCGGACTCCAAGG TTGCAGTCTCGAATATGAGTACAGAAAAGCTCAGGTTGGAGTGTTGAGGAGTTTCATCTCTGCATGCCAGCCTTATTTTCACTTCCTGGAATCCAACGGCAGAAATGCATTGTTTTATGACAATAAGAACAAG CATGAACAGCTGTTGGAGTTGTCTCAGGAAATGTGTGACAAACTGGAATGTCTAGTGTTGAAATTTGCCACCCGAGAACTCGTCACTTTGGATGACAGCGATCCTGAAAA CAGCATGGCTCACTTCCGCATTGGTCACTTAAAAGTGAAGCAACTGAAACTGAAAGTGACATCATTTCGCTACTGTAAGCCCACGCCTTACCTGGCGAGGGTGAACACAGGCATATTCAAGCGCATGCGCTGGAACGTTGAGCCTTACGACAGTTCAATAAATACACCGTCCAAATA ctactACATGTGCTGCGAGAAGATTCCAAACCACGCAGACAGTGACAAATTACATACCAAAGATGTTCAAATGTGGTCCATTGGTCAGTGGGTGCAGGTGAAGCCGGATCCCAACACGGAAAGCATTTTTGACTG GGTGCTGTGTGACGTTCCAGAGGGCGCCTTTGAGAAGCTGctggatttgggcaaaaaagagCCATCCAGCAGCAAAGCCACCGACCACCTGTTGCAGCTGCTGGCGTCCAAAGAGAACATTTCATTAGACTTGTCTCAGTTAAGCGATCCTCTGAAGTATGAGGAGGAGATGATGCTGTAG